A window of Corythoichthys intestinalis isolate RoL2023-P3 chromosome 14, ASM3026506v1, whole genome shotgun sequence contains these coding sequences:
- the LOC130930323 gene encoding RING finger protein 11-like — protein MGNCLKSPTSDDISLLHETQSDRASFGDGTDPDLEPPPPYQEQAHMPLYHPTPSQARLATQLTEEEQIRIAQRIGLIQHLPKGVYDGGQDGSEKKIRECVICMLDFMYGDPVRFLPCMHIYHTDCIDDWLMRSFTCPSCMEPVDAALLSTYETN, from the exons ATGGGCAACTGTCTGAAGTCGCCCACGTCGGACGACATCTCACTGCTTCACGAGACGCAGTCGGACAGGGCGAGCTTCGGAGACGGGACGGATCCAGATTTGGAGCCTCCTCCGCCCTACCAG GAGCAGGCACACATGCCCTTATACCATCCCACACCCAGCCAGGCCCGTCTAGCCACCCAGCTGACAGAGGAGGAACAGATCCGCATCGCTCAGCGCATTGGACTAATCCAGCACCTGCCCAAGGGCGTGTATGATGGCGGCCAAGATGGCTCCGAGAAGAAGATCCGGGA GTGCGTGATTTGCATGCTGGACTTCATGTACGGCGACCCGGTGCGGTTCCTACCGTGCATGCACATCTATCACACAGACTGCATTGATGACTGGCTCATGAGGTCCTTCACATGCCCGTCCTGCATGGAGCCCGTCGACGCCGCCCTGCTTTCCACCTACGAGACCAACTAA
- the rpe65a gene encoding retinoid isomerohydrolase, which yields MVSRFEHPAGGYKKIFETCEELAEPLPATVIGRIPSFLRGSLLRLGPGLFEVGDEPFYHLFDGQALMHKFDFKNGQVTYFRKFVKTDAYVRAITEKRVVITEFGTFAYPDPCKNIFSRFFSYFKGVEVTDNCLVNVYPVGEDFYAVTETNYITKVDPDTLDTLKKVDMCNYININGVTAHPHIERDGTVYNIGNCMGKGATLAYNIVRIPPTQKDKSDPIEKSRVVVQFPSAERFKPAYVHSFGMSENYFVFVETPVKINLLKFLSAWSIRGSNYMDCFESNESQGTLFHIAKKNPGEYIDHKFKGAPIGMFHHINTYEDNGFVVFDLCAWKGFEFVYNYLWLANLRANWEEVKRAAMIAPQPEVRRYVIPLDVHKEEQGKNLVSLPYTTATAVMHADGTIWLEPEVLFSGPRQAFEFPQINYEKYAGKNYTYAYGLGLNHFIPDRICKLNVKTKETWTWQEPDSYPSEPLFVQTPDGLDEDDGVLLTIVVAPGSQRPSYLLILNAKDLSEIARAEVDCTIPVTFHGMYKA from the exons ATGGTCAGCAG ATTTGAACACCCAGCCGGTGGGTACAAAAAGATCTTTGAGACATGCGAGGAGCTTGCCGAGCCTCTTCCTGCAACAGTTATAG GGAGAATTCCTTCCTTTCTGAGGGGCAGTCTTCTGCGTTTGGGTCCCGGTCTTTTCGAGGTGGGGGACGAGCCCTTCTATCACCTCTTTGATGGACAGGCGCTGATGCATAAGTTTGACTTCAAGAATGGACAAGTCACCTATTTTCGCAa ATTCGTCAAAACGGATGCTTACGTGCGGGCCATTACAGAGAAGCGAGTGGTGATTACTGAATTTGGCACTTTTGCTTATCCCGATCCCTGCAAAAACATCTTCTCCAG GTTTTTCTCCTACTTCAAGGGTGTGGAGGTGACCGACAACTGCCTGGTGAACGTCTACCCGGTGGGCGAGGACTTTTACGCAGTGACTGAAACCAACTACATAACCAAAGTGGATCCTGACACCCTGGACACACTGAAAAAG GTGGACATGTGCAACTACATCAACATAAACGGCGTGACGGCACACCCCCACATTGAGAGGGATGGCACTGTGTACAACATTGGGAACTGCATGGGGAAAGGAGCCACTCTGGCCTACAACATTGTCAGAATTCCGCCTACACAGAAAG ACAAGTCCGACCCCATCGAGAAGTCTAGGGTAGTGGTGCAGTTTCCCAGCGCTGAGAGGTTCAAGCCCGCCTATGTGCACAGCTTTGGAATGTCGGAAAACTACTTCGTCTTTGTGGAGACGCCGGTCAAGATCAACTTGTTGAAGTTTCTGAGCGCCTGGAGCATCCGAGGCTCCAACTATATGGATTGCTTCGAGTCCAACGAGAGTCAAGGG ACTTTGTTCCACATTGCCAAGAAGAATCCAGGAGAGTACATTGACCACAAGTTCAAGGGCGCACCCATCGGTATGTTCCATCACATCAACACCTATGAAGACAACGGCTTTGTTGTGTTCGACCTGTGTGCCTGGAAGGG TTTCGAGTTCGTGTACAACTACCTGTGGTTGGCCAACCTGAGGGCAAACTGGGAGGAAGTGAAACGGGCGGCAATGATAGCCCCCCAGCCAGAGGTCCGCAGATACGTCATTCCCCTGGACGTCCATAAG GAGGAGCAAGGGAAAAATTTGGTGAGCTTGCCTTACACCACAGCCACAGCAGTCATGCACGCCGATGGGACCATCTGGCTGGAGCCTGAGGTGCTCTTCTCTGGGCCTCGCCAGG CATTTGAATTCCCGCAGATCAACTATGAAAAGTACGCAGGGAAAAACTACACTTACGCCTACGGCCTGGGTCTCAACCACTTCATTCCAGACAGG ATCTGTAAACTGAATGTAAAGACCAAAGAGACCTGGACTTGGCAAGAACCGGATTCGTACCCCTCGGAGCCCCTCTTTGTACAGACCCCCGATGGTCTCGATGAGGATGACG GCGTGCTTTTGACCATCGTGGTCGCCCCCGGTTCCCAGAGACCAAGCTACCTCCTCATCCTCAATGCTAAGGACCTGTCGGAAATCGCCCGAGCCGAAGTAGACTGCACCATCCCTGTCACCTTCCACGGCATGTACAAGGCCTGA
- the LOC130930275 gene encoding serine/arginine-rich splicing factor 11-like yields MSYTTKVVQVTNVSPSTTSEQMRTLFGFLGTIEELKLFPPDDSPMPVTSRVCFVKFQEPESVGVSQHLTNTVFVDRALIVVPFAEGSIPDEAKALSLLAPANAVAGILPGGGLLPTPNPMPNPAIGANPFAGLNMDAMAAFGFPGPNMNPQAADQLLKLMTDPQLNPLAAGLNLSAGLKADAANKEMEEAMKRVREAQSLISAAIEPGNDSRKKRSRSRSRRRRSRSRSRRRRSGSRSRRRSVSRSRRRSKSPRRRRSRSRDRGRRSRSRSRDRKKEDTVRRRSKTPPKSYSTTRRSRSVSRRRRRSRSASRSPKKSPKKRSSRTPSPRRHKKEKKRDKERERRSDKDRGREERERSTSKKKRSRDKERERDRDRKSDGLDKGDTKITRDYDEEEQGYDSEKERQERKASDYSDSEYPPQFAEGNGDSQQANGDDEDADAREDDMDVSD; encoded by the exons ATGAGTTACACCACGAAGGTAGTCCAGGTGACGAACGTCTCGCCGAGCACGACGTCGGAGCAAATGAGAACGCTTTTCGGCTTCCTTGGAACCATCGAAGAACTAAAATTATTTCCCCCAGA TGATTCTCCTATGCCTGTGACGTCTCGCGTGTGTTTTGTGAAGTTCCAGGAACCAGAGTCTGTTGGCGTGTCCCAACATCTGACCAACACCGTATTTGTGGACCGAGCACTGATCGTGGTCCCGTTTGCCGAAG GATCCATCCCGGATGAGGCCAAAGCGTTATCCTTGCTGGCGCCGGCCAATGCCGTTGCGGGTATCCTGCCCGGAGGTGGACTTCTCCCTACACCAAACCCCATGCCCAATCCTGCC ATTGGCGCCAACCCGTTTGCTGGACTCAATATGGATGCGATGGCTGCGTTTGGATTCCCTGGACCTAACATGAATCCCCAG GCTGCCGACCAGCTGCTGAAGCTCATGACGGATCCTCA GCTCAATCCGTTGGCGGCCGGCTTGAACTTGAGCGCTGGCCTCAAAGCGGACGCCGCCAATAaggaaatggaagaagctatgaAGAGAGTGCGAGAGGCGCAGTCGCTCATTTCTGCTGCCATAGAACCCGGAA ATGATAGCCGGAAGAAGCGCTCCCGGTCCCGATCCAGGAGGAGGCGCTCCCGATCCAGGTCGAGGCGCAG GCGAAGCGGCAGCAGGTCCAGGCGGCGCTCCGTCTCCAGAAGCAGGCGGCGCTCCAAAAGCCCTCGAAGGAGGCGCAGCCGCTCCAGAGACAGAGGGAGGCGCTCCAGGAGCAGATCCAG AGATCGTAAGAAGGAAGATACGGTGAGGAGGAGGTCCAAAACCCCACCCAAGAGTTACAGCACTACTAGGAGGTCTCGCAGTGTAAGCAG GAGACGCAGGAGGAGTCGCAGTGCCAGCCGCTCCCCCAAGAAGTCACCCAAGAAGAGGAGTTCCAGAACTCCGTCTCCTCGCAG GCACAAAAAGGAGAAAAAGCGCGACAAGGAGCGAGAGCGCCGTAGCGACAAAGACAGGGGACGAGAAGAGAGGGAGCGCTCCACCAGCAAAAAGAAGAGAAGCAGAGACAAGGAGAGGGAAAGGGACCGGGACAGGAAGTCTGATGGACTAGACAAGGGAGATACCAAG atcacgAGGGATTACGATGAAGAGGAGCAGGGCTACGACAGCGAGAAGGAGCGGCAGGAAAGAAAGGCGTCCGACTACTCGGACTCCGAATATCCGCCCCAATTCGCCGAAGGCAACGGCGACTCGCAGCAGGCCAATGGCGACGATGAAGACGCCGACGCTCGCGAGGATGACATGGACGTCAGCGACTGA